A genomic segment from Neobacillus sp. YX16 encodes:
- a CDS encoding YggT family protein translates to MDMIFNLLIQIIGIYKWMLIIYILLSWFPNMRDSQVGTILGKLCEPFLEPFRRIIPPIGMMDLSPLAAFLILSFAPQGLRVLQNLIS, encoded by the coding sequence ATGGATATGATTTTTAACCTGTTGATCCAAATTATTGGAATATATAAATGGATGCTTATCATTTATATCCTTTTATCATGGTTCCCAAATATGAGAGACTCACAGGTTGGGACAATTCTGGGTAAGTTATGTGAACCGTTTCTGGAACCGTTTAGAAGAATCATTCCACCAATAGGTATGATGGACTTATCCCCTTTAGCGGCATTTCTAATCTTATCTTTCGCCCCTCAAGGCTTAAGAGTTTTGCAGAACTTAATTTCTTAA
- a CDS encoding cell division protein SepF → MTIKSKLKTFFFLDDDFDDNNQDEYEKVEPIKPLKQPSKPQNVVSLQSVQKGAKVILVEPRVYAEAQDITDHLKNRRAVVVNLQRIGHEEGRQIVDFLSGAVYALNGDIQKIGSSIFLCTPDNVEISGNISELVREQEFHDTRW, encoded by the coding sequence ATGACGATAAAATCTAAGTTAAAAACTTTTTTCTTTTTAGATGATGATTTTGATGATAATAATCAGGATGAATATGAGAAGGTTGAACCTATAAAGCCCCTAAAACAGCCTTCGAAGCCTCAAAACGTTGTAAGTCTGCAGAGTGTACAAAAGGGTGCTAAAGTAATTTTAGTAGAACCTAGAGTATATGCTGAAGCTCAGGATATAACGGATCATTTGAAAAACCGTCGTGCAGTTGTCGTCAATCTTCAACGCATCGGTCACGAGGAAGGAAGACAAATCGTCGATTTTTTAAGTGGAGCAGTCTATGCATTAAACGGGGACATTCAAAAAATCGGCTCCAGTATATTTTTGTGTACACCAGATAATGTTGAGATTTCTGGCAATATTTCTGAACTAGTAAGGGAACAAGAATTTCATGATACGAGGTGGTAG